A section of the Pseudomonas fluorescens genome encodes:
- a CDS encoding class II glutamine amidotransferase, which translates to MCELLGMSANVPTDIVFSFTGLMQRGGRTGPHRDGWGIAFYEGRGLRLFQDPAASSESEVALLVQRYPIKSEVVIGHIRQANVGKVSLSNTHPFVRELWGRNWCFAHNGQLADFMPQATFYRPVGDTDSEAAFCDLLNRVREAFPEPVDIEQVLPDLIAACAEYRSKGVFNCLLSDGDWLFCYCSTKLAQITRRAPFGPARLKDVDVIVDFQAETTPNDVVTVIATEPLTENETWTRYEPGQWSLWRRGECVSQGTTA; encoded by the coding sequence ATGTGTGAATTATTGGGCATGAGTGCCAACGTACCGACCGATATCGTGTTCAGCTTCACCGGGCTGATGCAGCGCGGTGGGCGCACCGGCCCGCACCGCGATGGCTGGGGCATTGCCTTCTACGAGGGCCGTGGCCTGCGGCTGTTCCAGGACCCGGCGGCCAGCAGCGAGTCGGAAGTGGCATTGCTGGTGCAGCGTTATCCGATCAAGAGTGAGGTGGTGATTGGCCATATCCGCCAGGCCAATGTGGGCAAGGTGAGCCTGTCCAACACCCATCCGTTCGTGCGCGAATTGTGGGGCCGCAACTGGTGTTTCGCCCACAACGGCCAATTGGCTGACTTCATGCCCCAGGCCACGTTCTACCGTCCGGTAGGGGATACCGACAGTGAAGCGGCGTTCTGTGACCTGCTCAATCGTGTCCGCGAGGCGTTTCCCGAGCCGGTGGACATCGAGCAGGTGTTGCCGGACCTGATCGCCGCCTGCGCCGAGTACCGCAGCAAGGGCGTGTTCAACTGCCTGCTCAGTGATGGCGATTGGCTGTTTTGCTACTGTTCGACCAAATTGGCGCAGATCACCCGTCGCGCGCCATTTGGCCCGGCGCGCCTGAAAGATGTCGACGTGATCGTCGATTTTCAGGCCGAAACAACGCCAAACGATGTAGTAACGGTGATTGCCACCGAACCCTTGACCGAAAACGAGACCTGGACCCGCTACGAACCGGGCCAGTGGAGCCTGTGGCGGCGTGGCGAATGCGTCAGTCAGGGCACAACTGCATAA
- a CDS encoding DUF2937 family protein, which translates to MLLSYLRLVLFAVGLLVGVQVPGFINDYAKRVEAHLIEAQTGLRGFESTAQHFFNGDLQALVAHYRASDDPVFRSDANSLGTLLDRQVALDKQFQAMQGPWYIRALQVAVAADPDIRRETWNGYSYQILLTPEAMGWGLGGAMLLSFGLECLFRLIDWVVLGGKRLRQSRPIEERDLKGL; encoded by the coding sequence ATGTTGCTCAGCTATCTGCGCCTGGTGTTGTTTGCCGTCGGTTTGTTGGTCGGGGTGCAAGTCCCGGGGTTTATCAACGACTACGCCAAGCGTGTCGAAGCGCATCTGATCGAGGCCCAGACCGGCCTGCGCGGTTTTGAAAGCACTGCACAACATTTCTTCAATGGCGATTTGCAGGCCCTGGTCGCCCATTACCGCGCCAGCGATGACCCGGTGTTCCGCAGCGATGCCAACAGCCTGGGCACCTTGCTTGATCGCCAGGTGGCATTGGACAAGCAATTCCAGGCCATGCAGGGGCCGTGGTACATCCGCGCCCTGCAGGTGGCGGTGGCCGCCGACCCGGACATTCGTCGGGAAACCTGGAACGGCTACAGCTACCAGATCCTCCTGACCCCTGAAGCGATGGGCTGGGGACTGGGCGGGGCGATGCTGCTGTCGTTCGGCCTGGAGTGCCTGTTCCGCCTGATCGACTGGGTGGTGCTGGGTGGCAAGCGCCTGCGCCAGAGCCGGCCGATTGAAGAACGGGACCTCAAGGGCCTGTAG